From a single Endozoicomonas euniceicola genomic region:
- a CDS encoding TRAP transporter substrate-binding protein yields MKRRNLLASVGLALSATFLAGCGSSEQTETSVAAEPEQQSFEWKLVTSWPKNFPGLGMGPERFADMVDEMSAGRLQVKVYGAGELVPALEVFDAVSNGTADMGHSGAYYWKGKDPATQFFTAVPFGLNAQEISSWIHYGGGQALWDEVYKPFNIKPLAGGNTGVQMAGWFNREINSLDDIKGLKMRIPGMGGEVLKRLGGVPVTLPGGELFTALQTGAIDATEWVGPYNDMAFGFYKVASYYYYPGWHEPGSMMEFTINLDAWNALPADLQAIVKAAAKAAHQDMLDEYTARNNAALNQLVSEHGVKLRRLPDDVLKKLKETADEVTAEVAASSDVAKRVYESFKAFREQSTQYHKISEEAYYDARSL; encoded by the coding sequence GTTGTGGATCGTCTGAGCAAACTGAAACCTCCGTTGCGGCGGAGCCTGAACAACAATCCTTTGAATGGAAACTGGTCACGTCCTGGCCCAAAAATTTCCCCGGACTGGGTATGGGACCAGAACGCTTTGCTGACATGGTTGACGAAATGAGTGCGGGTCGCCTTCAGGTTAAGGTATACGGCGCTGGTGAACTGGTTCCGGCACTGGAAGTGTTTGATGCGGTGTCGAACGGTACCGCTGACATGGGGCATTCCGGTGCTTACTACTGGAAGGGCAAAGACCCTGCGACACAGTTTTTTACCGCCGTCCCCTTTGGTTTAAACGCTCAGGAAATCAGCAGCTGGATTCACTATGGCGGTGGACAGGCGCTATGGGATGAAGTCTACAAGCCTTTTAATATTAAGCCGCTGGCAGGAGGTAATACCGGTGTGCAAATGGCGGGCTGGTTTAACAGGGAAATTAACTCTCTTGATGATATTAAGGGGCTGAAAATGCGCATTCCCGGCATGGGCGGAGAAGTGCTGAAGCGTTTGGGAGGCGTTCCGGTAACACTGCCCGGCGGTGAACTGTTTACCGCACTGCAAACCGGTGCCATTGATGCAACGGAATGGGTTGGGCCTTATAACGATATGGCGTTTGGCTTCTATAAGGTGGCTTCCTATTACTACTATCCCGGTTGGCATGAGCCAGGTTCCATGATGGAATTTACCATCAATCTGGATGCCTGGAATGCATTACCAGCCGATCTTCAGGCTATCGTAAAGGCTGCTGCAAAAGCGGCTCATCAGGACATGCTCGATGAGTACACAGCCAGAAATAATGCCGCACTCAACCAGCTGGTATCTGAGCATGGTGTGAAGCTGCGCCGTTTGCCGGATGACGTATTAAAAAAGCTGAAGGAAACGGCTGATGAAGTCACTGCTGAAGTGGCTGCCAGCAGTGATGTTGCCAAACGTGTTTACGAGTCTTTTAAGGCTTTCCGTGAACAGTCCACGCAGTACCACAAGATTTCTGAAGAAGCCTATTACGACGCACGTTCTTTATAG
- the cdd gene encoding cytidine deaminase: protein MQIKNDFNSLLNEFPAQPASILKTLSTQSGRLDKKQVDSLLSCLNMTIEELMKALLPLAASLSVTPVSSFQVGTIAEGGSGNLYFGANLEFSQHPLKITVHAEQCVVTNAWHQGETWLKRLMVNEAPCGHCRQFLKELNRVDDLQIIIDRTSRGEVVTRKIGDLLPDAFGPGDLGIKEYLMSDACYPLSLSERSFSEKSFSEKPLAETSELAQAALEAARRSHAPVSNSRAGVALQLSSGRVVTGRYGENAAFNPGISAMEAAVVNWRMALLAQPEDHIVAAVMVEQQGTSSQRYLAEVFLADYGVRLEYFKV from the coding sequence ATGCAGATTAAAAACGACTTCAATAGTCTTTTGAACGAATTTCCTGCTCAACCTGCATCGATTCTGAAAACTCTATCCACACAGTCGGGGCGTCTGGATAAAAAGCAGGTTGACTCATTGTTGTCGTGCCTGAATATGACAATCGAGGAGCTGATGAAAGCTCTGTTGCCTCTCGCAGCTTCTCTGAGCGTTACTCCGGTTTCCAGTTTTCAGGTAGGAACCATAGCAGAAGGCGGCAGTGGCAATCTGTATTTTGGTGCGAACCTGGAGTTTTCTCAGCATCCTCTGAAAATCACTGTTCATGCTGAGCAGTGTGTTGTCACCAATGCCTGGCACCAGGGTGAAACCTGGTTGAAACGCCTGATGGTGAATGAAGCGCCCTGCGGTCATTGTCGCCAGTTTTTGAAAGAGCTGAACAGGGTTGATGACCTGCAGATCATTATTGATCGTACCTCCAGAGGGGAGGTGGTTACCCGTAAGATTGGCGACCTGCTGCCGGATGCTTTTGGTCCAGGTGACCTGGGTATCAAAGAGTACCTGATGAGCGATGCTTGTTACCCACTATCACTCTCAGAAAGGTCGTTTTCAGAAAAGTCATTCTCAGAAAAGCCGTTGGCAGAAACCAGCGAACTGGCTCAGGCTGCTCTGGAGGCGGCCCGGCGAAGTCATGCACCTGTTTCAAACAGCCGGGCGGGCGTGGCTCTGCAACTGTCCAGTGGTCGGGTAGTTACCGGGCGCTATGGAGAGAATGCGGCTTTTAATCCGGGCATTTCAGCCATGGAGGCGGCGGTTGTTAACTGGCGGATGGCATTGCTGGCGCAGCCGGAAGATCATATTGTCGCTGCCGTTATGGTTGAACAGCAGGGAACCAGCTCGCAACGCTATCTGGCAGAAGTTTTTCTGGCCGACTATGGTGTTAGGCTTGAGTATTTCAAGGTCTAA
- the murI gene encoding glutamate racemase, with product MKSPGNSEELLFANRLTASTLFDFVEQQHPLSMQQPAQPLVQQVAQQEQQEKPIVIFDSGVGGLSIYQEVKRRLPGVEVVYCADNEAFPYGPKPEAEVIDRTLYCLSQLAKQYQPALAIIACNTASTISLPHARQALQIPVVGVVPAIKPAGEWSKKRTIGLLATPGTIAREYTHQLIRDFARDCDVISVGSSDLVAMAERHLREQPVSHEEYQAVVEPFFANGKQPDCIVLGCTHFPLLEQQLQAACPVPIHWINSGEAIARRVEFLLETIPDSSTTTSDRFIYTGSPDGIHGLMPALESMGFEEVHELEQER from the coding sequence ATGAAATCCCCGGGAAACAGCGAAGAGCTCTTATTTGCAAACCGGTTGACAGCGTCTACCCTGTTTGATTTTGTGGAACAACAACACCCTTTATCTATGCAACAACCCGCTCAACCACTCGTTCAACAAGTCGCTCAACAAGAGCAACAAGAGAAACCCATTGTTATCTTCGACTCCGGCGTTGGGGGGCTGAGTATTTATCAGGAAGTCAAACGCAGACTGCCGGGGGTTGAGGTCGTTTACTGTGCGGACAACGAGGCATTTCCTTATGGTCCAAAGCCAGAAGCGGAAGTCATTGACAGAACCCTGTATTGCCTGAGCCAACTGGCAAAGCAATATCAGCCAGCCCTTGCCATTATCGCCTGCAATACAGCCAGTACCATCTCTCTGCCCCACGCACGACAGGCGCTGCAAATTCCGGTGGTGGGTGTTGTTCCAGCCATCAAACCAGCAGGCGAGTGGTCAAAGAAACGCACTATTGGGCTGCTGGCGACTCCGGGAACCATTGCCAGAGAATATACCCATCAGTTAATTCGCGACTTTGCCAGAGACTGCGATGTCATTTCCGTGGGTTCCAGTGATCTGGTTGCCATGGCAGAACGTCATCTCCGAGAACAACCTGTCAGCCATGAGGAGTACCAGGCCGTCGTTGAACCATTCTTTGCCAATGGCAAACAGCCCGACTGCATCGTTTTAGGCTGCACCCATTTCCCGCTGCTGGAGCAACAGCTTCAGGCCGCCTGCCCGGTTCCTATTCACTGGATTAATTCCGGTGAAGCCATTGCTAGGCGGGTTGAATTTCTACTGGAAACCATCCCTGATTCCAGCACAACCACCTCTGACCGGTTTATCTATACCGGCAGCCCTGACGGGATTCATGGCCTGATGCCTGCCCTGGAATCAATGGGATTTGAAGAAGTGCATGAGCTGGAGCAGGAACGTTAA